The window AACTGGTCGAGCAAGGTGGATGAGTTCAATGCGAAGGAGCATGGTCTGCATAAGCAGGACCTGACACAGATTGTCACCGAGCAGATGGCTTTGCGGGGGTAGTGCTTCGGAAGATAAGACGGTGATCACACAGGGCTGTGATCACGAGACAAGGGCCGCATCCTGGTTGGGTGCGGTCCTTGTGGTTTTGGGGGAGGGCCTTGTGTTGGGTTGGCTCGCGGCGAGCGGCGAGTCTGTTGCGACGGAGCGGAGGAAACCGCGTGGAGGATCTGAGTGGGATAGCTCAGGGCAGGGTTCGAGTTAACCTTCGAATTCCACAGCTCTGAAGTTGAAGGCCATGTCCGCAATTCCAATGGAGAAGCGGGCGGGTGTGAGGTGGCAGCAACATGCCCCGGAGTGCCCCAATGCGGCAGACGATCTACAGAATATCGTTTTCCTCTTTATCGGATCGCATCGCCAGAAGCGCGGGGGCGATGATCATAGCGAGAAATACCAAAGCTAAAACGAGATCGTGGACCATTGGGTAGTCTCCTTTGGGCGGCTTAAACCGTCTGGGAGTAATCATGGGGCAGGTGACTAAATGGGGACATCCCACTTCGGCACTGAAAGATACATCCTTTGGGGGATGGATTTTTTCGGGCAGTTAGCGAAAAACCCCGCTTTAGGTTTGCGGGACACTACTGCAAGAACAAGAGCAAAATACGGGGGTCTCTCCACTGCGTCGCGCGATACGGCCGCGCGACTTCGGTCGAGATGACGATTTTGGGGTGGGATGAGTCTTACTGTTTCTTTTTGAATGTGCGGTCGGTCTTTTGAGGGTGCGATCGCTCTTCTTGTTCTTTTGAAATGTCGGTGGTCTTACACGACAACATGAAGCGCTGCGGCTGAGACTGCAATTGGTGGTAAGGATGTGGTGGTTTGTGGTGAGTTGATGGTTATTTGGCGGCCTCGAGGATGGCGGCGGAGCGGTTGAGGGCTTCGGTGAGGGCGGCTAGCTGGGATTGAGCGCGGGGGGCGTCGGGGGCGTCGATGCCTTCGTTGACGCCGGGGATGACGACGGCGGCGTAGCCGGTGAACTCGCCGGGGGCGTAGATGGTGTGGCGGTACCAGGGGCGCTTGGGCAGACCGGCTGGGTTGAGTAGGGCTTGTTCGGCGGCGCGCAAGGCCTCGTTGAGGCTGGCGGGGTTAGAGGGTGGGTTGGATTGGGTGGTGCGGATGGCGGTGCCGGCGGCAGCGAAGCGATGGGCTGCGGCCAAGGCCGGGGCGAAGTCGAGGGTGAGGTTCTTTGTGGTGGCTAGTTTCTGGGCAGCTTCGAGGTAGCCGACGATCTCCTTGCCGTAGAGCTGGTAGTCGTAGGGCAGGACCTCGGCGTCGGCCATGTGCAGGATTTCCAGGCCGAAGACGCGGGCCTGCTGCTGCTCGTAGACGAAGGTGGGGTCGGCAAATTTGATGAACCAGTTGTAGTTGTCGAAGGCGGAGTGATAGACGCCGTAGGGGCCTTCGGATCCGATGTCAGTAGAGGGCACGCCGAGGTGCTGGATGAAGGGGGTGTAGTCGGAGCCGGAGCCGAGGGTGCCGATGCGGATCTCTGAGTCGCTTGGCTCGGTGGTGTGACGGCGGCGTGAGTTGCCGGTGGCTTGGTCGGCTTTCCACTGGTCGTAGACGGTGCCGCCCTTGGGGCTGGGGACCTCTTGTGTGACTTCGCGGACGAACTGCTTGAGGGAGGGGACGGCGGCGGCGTCGAAGTTGGGTCCGGCTACGCCGACATCGGTATTGAAGTAAGCGACGGCGTGGGTAAGGGGCTTCTCGTGCTGTTCGGCCCATTCGGTTGAACCGATGAGGCCCTCTTCTTCAGCGTCCCAACTGCAGATGACGATGCGGCGTGCGGGCTTCCATCCTTGTTTGAGGAGGTCGCCGAGGCCGTGAACGGTTTCAAGCATGGCGGCGGTGCCGGAGTTGGGGTCAACGGCGCCGTAGACCCAGGCGTCGCGGTGGTTTCCGGCTACGACCCAATTGTCCTTTTGGGTGGGATCGGTGCCGTCGATGGTGCCGACGACGTCCCAGATGGTTCGGAGGGCGATGTCCTGCTCGAGATGCATGTGGACTGTGACTTTGCTGCCGTTCGTGTGGTTACCACCTGCTCCGAGATGATAGGTGAAGGGGAGGGCGCCCTGCCAGTCGCGGGGGGATTCGGCACCGCCGAGTGCCTTGAGGATGGGGGCGGCGTCTTTGTAGGAGAGCGGGTTGGTGGGGATGACGGCCTGGTTGTTTTGCAGCTTATCTTGCGGGATGCGCTTCGAGTCGGAGAGCTCGGCAGTGGATGCTACGCCCGGGGTTGTTGGGTCGCCGGGATAGATGGGAAGGAATTGGATGGAGCCGCGCTGGACGGCTGACTCGGGCCGCCAAGGACCTTTGGGATACATGTCGCCGCGGAAGTAGCCGTCGTCGGCTGGGTCGGAGTAGATGAGGACGCCTTTGGCGCCGTACTGCTGTGCGATGTAGGTCTTGATGCCGCGGAAGTTTTCGCCGTAGCGGACGATGACGATCTTGTCTTTGACGCTGATGCCGAGTTTGGCGAGTTGCTGGAAGTCGGCGAGGGTGCCGTAGTTGACGTAAACGACCTCGGCGGTGATGTCGCCGGAGGGAGAGGAGCCGTTGAAGGCGGGGAGGATGCGGGGGTCGTCCTGGAAGGGGTCGCCGCCGAATTTGTTGGGGTCGACGTGCTCTGGGGTGGGACCGGACATGAGCTTCTTGCCGTCGGCGTCGAAGGCTTCGATCTCGATCTTGACGGGTTTGTTGAGGAGGACTTTGTAGGGGACGATATCGGTGTGGAGGCCGGCAGCTTTAAATTTGTCGGCGACGTAGACGGCGGTGGCGTAGTCCTCGGGTGAGCTGGCCCAGTGGGGGGCGGCGGTGAGGGTTTTGAGATGTTCGCCGGCGAGCTTGGCGTCGGGGACGGCCATGAATGCTTTGTCCCACTTTGCCTGTTGGGAGAAGTCGCGGTAGCCGAAGACCTGCGGGGTGGTGGGGGATTGCGCGAGAGTGATGGCGGCGAGGGGAAGCAGGCAGGCTACGGTACGGAGATGGGTCAAGAAATGGCCTCAGTCGATTGAGCTGGTCTATGAGGTAGGGTATCGCAAGCTGCGAGATGTGGGGAAATCGGGAGTGACGTCACCCATTCAAACGGACGATGAGGGAATTCGTTCTTTTTATGTTGGCCAAGCTGCGGGGAAAGTTCTACTACCATTGAGGTTGAAGGCTAAGGTGAAGAGTGGCTCTCCAGACGATCTCGAAGACTAAAACTTTATCGCCGGTTGCGGAAGAAGGTGTGCTGTTTCGGGTGCTGACGGCGGTGAGCTTCTGCCATCTGCTGAACGATATGGTGCAGTCTCTGCTGCCTTCGATCTATCCGATCCTGAAGAGTTCGTTCAAGCTGGATTTTGGCCAGATCGGGCTGATTACACTGACGTATCAAATTACGGCGTCTCTGCTGCAACCGTTTATCGGGAACTATACGGATCGCAGACCGTTGCCGTATTCGTTGCCGCTGGGGATGACGGTGACTCTGGCCGGGTTGATTCTGGTGGCGGTTGCGACAAACTTTCCGATGCTGTTGATTGCTGCTGGGTTGATTGGTGTGGGGTCGGCGGTATTTCATCCGGAGTCTTCGCGGGTGGCGCGGATGGCTTCGGGCGGTCAGCATGGGATGGCGCAGTCTTTCTTCCAGGTGGGAGGCAATACGGGGTCGGCGATTGGGCCGCTGCTGGCGGCGTACATTGTGCTTCCGCGAGGTGAGCGCGGCGTGGGATGGTTTTCCATTGCGGCGCTGCTGGGAATCGCAGTGTTGTTCTGGGTGAGTGGATGGTACAAGGAGCGGCTGGAGCATCTGCAACAGCGGCCTGCGGCGCATGAGGACCACACTGCTCCGTTGCCGAGGAAGAAGGTTATTTCTGCGATTGCGGTGCTGGTTGCGTTGGTGTTCTCAAAGTATTTTTATCTGGCCAGCCTGACGATTTATTACACGTTTTATCTGATGGAGCGGTTCCACGTTTCGGTACGAAGCTCGCAGCTTCACCTGTTTGTTTTTCTGGGTGCCGTTGCTGCGGGAACTTTGATTGGTGGGCCGGTTGGCGATCGGGTGGGACGCAAGGTCGTGATCTGGTGCTCGATCCTTGGGGTGCTGCCGTTCACGTTGATGCTGCCGTATGCGAATCTCTTCTGGACTGGCGTGCTGAGCGTGGTGATCGGGTTTGTGATCGCGTCGGCGTTCTCGGCGATTCTGGTTTATGCGCAGGAGCTGGTGCCGGGACGAGTGGGGATGATCTCAGGGCTGTTCTTTGGATTTGCGTTTGGAATGGGCGGGATTGGAGCGGCTGTTCTGGGTAAGCTGGCGGATGCGACGAGCGTCATCTACGTATATAGGCTGTGTGCTTATCTGCCGGCGATTGGTTTGTTGACGGGGTTTCTGCCTAATCTGGAGCGCAAGCGTGTCGGCGCTTGATGGGCGGATTTAAGACAGCGAACCCGGCGAAGATTACGTTCGCCGGGCTGGTTCTTTTTCGTGAGCGGAACTAGACGGGTTGGGTGCAGAACTTGCAACGGGTGGCTGCGACGGGGATGTCGCCGAGGCACTGGGGGCAGGGCTTGGTCACTGGCGGCGCGACCACTGCGGGGTGGAATTTTTTGAGCAGGTATTGCGTGGGGATTACCAGAAAGAAGTAGACGACGCCGGCGATAAGAAGGAAGTTAATGATGGCTGTGAGGAAGTCGCCGTAGCGAATTTCGCCGCCGTTGACGTGCCCGACGAGATAGCCGAAGTTGGGCTTGCCGATGATGGCTCCCAGAAGCGGATTGATGATCTTTTCTGTCAGCGAGGTCACGATGGCGGTGAACGCAGCTCCGATGATGACAGCGACGGCCAGGTCGATCACATTGCCACGGAGGATGAAGTCGCGGAATCCCTTGAACATGAGGTCAGTCTCCTAGAAGGTTTCGTCGTGGTGAAATTAGTTCGGTGCTTTACCGGTGCGGCGAGTATATCGCAGGGAGTTTCAGACCGTCGTGTAATCGATTGATGGGGTGAATATGGCGGATCTTCTGCGCGCAGTACGCTACTGGGAGGAGGCGATCCAGCGGGCGTAGGGATAGAAGAGAAAGAAGAGGATCATGCAGAGAGCCATGAGGTCCATGTAGATGCAGAGGAGGACGCCACCGTGGTAGAAGCTCCAGCGGGGCTGCATGCAGCGTACGGTGTCGATGGTGCCGGCGATGGCGGCGATGGCGGGGAGGATGAGCAGCGGAGTGGCGCGGTTGTGGGGGAAGTCGGAGAGTAAGAGAGCGATGCCGAGACTGGCAAGGACGAGGACGTTCCCGCGTATCAGGGATCGATTACGCGGATTGAAGATGGATTGTTTCACGCGAGTGTCTATCACTCAAGGATAAGTGGGCTGCTGATCTGGGGCCAGCTTGTGCTTGCGGGAGGCGCAGAGGAAAGAGGAAGATTTTTGACCGCGGCAATTATGGTGTGAAAGTGCCCCTACGCGGTCGGTTGTGCGGTCGATGCGCAGGGGCCAGATTGCTGAACGGTTTTATATGGTGGCGAACTCGGGCTCGTGCTGCTGGGCCATGGCGCGGATGGACTCGTTGTAGGGGGCGCGGAGGACGCCGCGTTCGGTGATGATGGCGGTGACGTACTTCGCGGGGGTGACGTCGAAGGCGGGGTTTTCAATGGCGACTCCGTGAGGGGTCATCTGCTTGCCGTTGGAGTGGGTGACTTCGCGAGCGTCGCGTTGCTCGATTGGTATGCCGTCACCGTTGGCAGTCTGAAGGTCGAGGGTCGACCAGGGGGCAGCGACGTAGAAGGGGATGTTGTGTTCTTTGGCGAGGATGGAGACGCCGTAGGTGCCGATTTTGTTGGCGACGTCGCCGTTGGCGGCGATGCGATCGGCACCGACGATGACAGCCTGAATGCGGCCCTGACGCATGAGGGCGGCGGCCATGTTGTCGCAGAGGACGGTGGTGGGGATGTTGTCCTTCATGAGCTCCCATGCGGTGAGGCGGGCACCCTGGAGGAAGGGCCGGGTCTCGTCGGCGAAGACGTCGATCTTGTGGCCGCGCTCGATGGCGGCGCGGATCACGCCGAGGGCAGAGCCGTAGCCGCAGGTGGCGAGGGCGCCGGCGTTGCAGTGGGTGAGGACGGTGCCTTCGAGCGGGAGGAGCGATGCGCCGTGTGCGCCCATCTGTTTGCAGGCGGCGATGTCCTCGTCGTACATGCGGCGGGCTTTGGCGACGACGGCGGCTTTGATCTCGGGGATGGGGGTGTTTTTGGCGGCGAGTTCGTTGTAGAGGCTGCGGATCTCGTCGATGCCCCAGAACAGGTTGACGGCAGTGGGGCGGGTCTCGGCGAGGGTCTTGGCGATGACGGCGACTTCGGCGGTGAGGGCAGGGAGGGTGGTGGCGGTGCTGCGGTCGATGCCGATGGCGACGCCCATGGCGGCAGAGACGCCGATGGCGGGGGCTCCGCGGACGATCATGTCGCGGATGACGGTGGCGACCTGCTTGTAGTCGGTGGCGAGGACGTAGGTCTCCTCGAGAGGGAGCTTGGTTTGATCGAGGAAGTTAACGCCGGTCGGGAGCCATTCGAGGGTAGGGATCATGTCCCTTCTAGTTTAGACGACTTGGGCCGATATGGGGGCGAATGTGGGGGCCGTAGGCGGCTCGCGGGGCGTAGAAGCGCTGGCAGCAGCAGGTGCAGCGAACCGGGCGGAGGGCGAGGAGATTGAAGAACCAATCCTTGAAGCCGCGACGATGGGAGCGATGGAGGGACTCAGTATTGCAGAAAGGGCAGAGCCTTTCGTCTGCGAATATGGGCTTTTTGGAAAACATGGTGATCTCATCGGCTGTGGCTGTGGGAGATTCAGTTTTGGGGTGAATTAATTTGTTGGGAGTTGAAGCTGGTGGGGTAGGCTAGCGCCGAAATGGAAATATAGACGGTACTTTGATTGAGGTGCTATGAAACAAGATGGGCTGACTAAGTTCCTTCTGTTAGTTATTGCGGTTGCGCTGGTTGCGATTGCGGCGCGACCGTATGTTGATCCTGCTCCTGCGCTGGCTGAGGCAAGCTCTGGGCACGCGTTCTATATTGAACCGGGGGTGCAGATGCTCCGATATCCGGATGGAACGGGGCAGGTCTATGGGAAGGTCGTTGTTGATCTGCGCAATGGGAAGGTCTGGGGATTTCCGACGGGGACACCGGATCCGTATCCGTCGAATCCGCTGGACAGCAAGCCGAGTACCTCAAAACCTTTTGCGTTGGGTAAGTTCGCGTTTGAAGATACAGAGAAATAGATGACGAGGAGTGCGCTATGCCGTTTCAGACCTTTCATTCGATTCGTGACGATGCTTCGCTAGTGAAGATTCCTGCTATTGGGTTGGAGCTTGCTGTGCGACTGCCGCATGATGCATCGGATGGTGCTCTCACTCTGATGGAGACGGTAAATGCTCCGGGCTTTGGGCCGCCGTTGCATCGTCATACGGAGACTGAGGTGTTTCGCGTGATGGAGGGCGAGTATCTGTACGAGGTCGATGGGAAGAGGTTTCGTGCGGCTGTGGGAGATGTTGTGAGCGTACCGGGCGGGGTGGCGCATACGTTTACGAACTTGAGTGCGAGCCCGTCACGACAGCTTGTGTTGATGCTGCCTGCGATGGATGCGATGAAGTTCTTTGTTGGCTTGGGCGAGATTATGGCCGCGGGACGTCCGGAGCAGGCGGTGCTGAATGCTTATGGTGCGGCGTGGGGCGTGGAGTTTCTTGGGCCGCCGATCAAAGCTTAAAGCAGTTCTTCTGTA is drawn from Edaphobacter lichenicola and contains these coding sequences:
- a CDS encoding M28 family metallopeptidase, producing MTHLRTVACLLPLAAITLAQSPTTPQVFGYRDFSQQAKWDKAFMAVPDAKLAGEHLKTLTAAPHWASSPEDYATAVYVADKFKAAGLHTDIVPYKVLLNKPVKIEIEAFDADGKKLMSGPTPEHVDPNKFGGDPFQDDPRILPAFNGSSPSGDITAEVVYVNYGTLADFQQLAKLGISVKDKIVIVRYGENFRGIKTYIAQQYGAKGVLIYSDPADDGYFRGDMYPKGPWRPESAVQRGSIQFLPIYPGDPTTPGVASTAELSDSKRIPQDKLQNNQAVIPTNPLSYKDAAPILKALGGAESPRDWQGALPFTYHLGAGGNHTNGSKVTVHMHLEQDIALRTIWDVVGTIDGTDPTQKDNWVVAGNHRDAWVYGAVDPNSGTAAMLETVHGLGDLLKQGWKPARRIVICSWDAEEEGLIGSTEWAEQHEKPLTHAVAYFNTDVGVAGPNFDAAAVPSLKQFVREVTQEVPSPKGGTVYDQWKADQATGNSRRRHTTEPSDSEIRIGTLGSGSDYTPFIQHLGVPSTDIGSEGPYGVYHSAFDNYNWFIKFADPTFVYEQQQARVFGLEILHMADAEVLPYDYQLYGKEIVGYLEAAQKLATTKNLTLDFAPALAAAHRFAAAGTAIRTTQSNPPSNPASLNEALRAAEQALLNPAGLPKRPWYRHTIYAPGEFTGYAAVVIPGVNEGIDAPDAPRAQSQLAALTEALNRSAAILEAAK
- a CDS encoding permease; this translates as MKQSIFNPRNRSLIRGNVLVLASLGIALLLSDFPHNRATPLLILPAIAAIAGTIDTVRCMQPRWSFYHGGVLLCIYMDLMALCMILFFLFYPYARWIASSQ
- the mtnA gene encoding S-methyl-5-thioribose-1-phosphate isomerase → MIPTLEWLPTGVNFLDQTKLPLEETYVLATDYKQVATVIRDMIVRGAPAIGVSAAMGVAIGIDRSTATTLPALTAEVAVIAKTLAETRPTAVNLFWGIDEIRSLYNELAAKNTPIPEIKAAVVAKARRMYDEDIAACKQMGAHGASLLPLEGTVLTHCNAGALATCGYGSALGVIRAAIERGHKIDVFADETRPFLQGARLTAWELMKDNIPTTVLCDNMAAALMRQGRIQAVIVGADRIAANGDVANKIGTYGVSILAKEHNIPFYVAAPWSTLDLQTANGDGIPIEQRDAREVTHSNGKQMTPHGVAIENPAFDVTPAKYVTAIITERGVLRAPYNESIRAMAQQHEPEFATI
- the mscL gene encoding large conductance mechanosensitive channel protein MscL; its protein translation is MFKGFRDFILRGNVIDLAVAVIIGAAFTAIVTSLTEKIINPLLGAIIGKPNFGYLVGHVNGGEIRYGDFLTAIINFLLIAGVVYFFLVIPTQYLLKKFHPAVVAPPVTKPCPQCLGDIPVAATRCKFCTQPV
- a CDS encoding cupin domain-containing protein, giving the protein MPFQTFHSIRDDASLVKIPAIGLELAVRLPHDASDGALTLMETVNAPGFGPPLHRHTETEVFRVMEGEYLYEVDGKRFRAAVGDVVSVPGGVAHTFTNLSASPSRQLVLMLPAMDAMKFFVGLGEIMAAGRPEQAVLNAYGAAWGVEFLGPPIKA
- a CDS encoding MFS transporter, which gives rise to MALQTISKTKTLSPVAEEGVLFRVLTAVSFCHLLNDMVQSLLPSIYPILKSSFKLDFGQIGLITLTYQITASLLQPFIGNYTDRRPLPYSLPLGMTVTLAGLILVAVATNFPMLLIAAGLIGVGSAVFHPESSRVARMASGGQHGMAQSFFQVGGNTGSAIGPLLAAYIVLPRGERGVGWFSIAALLGIAVLFWVSGWYKERLEHLQQRPAAHEDHTAPLPRKKVISAIAVLVALVFSKYFYLASLTIYYTFYLMERFHVSVRSSQLHLFVFLGAVAAGTLIGGPVGDRVGRKVVIWCSILGVLPFTLMLPYANLFWTGVLSVVIGFVIASAFSAILVYAQELVPGRVGMISGLFFGFAFGMGGIGAAVLGKLADATSVIYVYRLCAYLPAIGLLTGFLPNLERKRVGA